In Phyllostomus discolor isolate MPI-MPIP mPhyDis1 chromosome 2, mPhyDis1.pri.v3, whole genome shotgun sequence, the following are encoded in one genomic region:
- the NFE2 gene encoding transcription factor NF-E2 45 kDa subunit isoform X1, producing MWFLPQPVIQFWGERSCWGHLGFGGPWTRPWPWPSRMPPCPPQQSRNRVTQLPTPELGEMELTWQEIMSITELQGLNAPSEPSFEPSAPAPYPGPLPPPTYCPCSIHPDAGFSLPPPPYELPVTSAHVPDSPYSYGNIAIPVSKPLTLSGLLSEPLPDPLALLDIGLPAGPPKPQEDPESDSGLSLNYSDAESLELEGTEAGRRRSEYIEMYPVEYPYSLMPNSLAHPNYALPPAETPLALQPSSGPVRSKPTVRGEAGSRDERRALAMKIPFPTDKIVNLPVDDFNELLARYPLTESQLALVRDIRRRGKNKVAAQNCRKRKLETIVQLERELERLSSERERLLRARGEADRTLEVMRQQLTELYCDIFQHLRDEAGNSYSPEEYVLQQAADGAIFLVPRGTKIETTD from the exons ATGTGGTTTCTGCCCCAGCCAGTGATACAATTTTGGGGAGAAAGAA GTTGCTGGGGCCATTTGGGCTTTGGGGGACCCTGGaccaggccctggccctggcccagtagGATGCCCCCGTGTCCTCCTCAGCAGAGCAGGAATAGGGTGACACAGCTGCCCACCCCGGAGCTGGGCGAGATGGAACTGACTTGGCAAGAGATCATGTCCATCACTGAGCTGCAG GGCCTAAATGCTCCAAGTGAACCATCGTTTGagccctcagccccagccccgtACCCTGGACCCCTGCCACCTCCAACTTATTGTCCCTGCTCAATCCATCCAGATGCtggtttctcccttcctccaccacCTTATGAGCTACCAGTAACCTCAGCTCATGTCCCAGACTCTCCATACTCTTATGGTAACATTGCCATACCAGTCTCCAAGCCACTGACCCTCTCAGGTCTCCTCAGTGAGCCCCTCCCAGACCCCTTAGCTCTCCTGGATATTGGGCTACCAGCCGGGCCACCCAAGCCCCAAGAAGACCCAGAATCCGACTCAGGATTATCCCTCAACTATAGTGATGCTGAATCTCTTGAGCtggaggggacagaggctggTCGGCGGCGCAGCGAGTATATAGAGATGTACCCGGTGGAGTACCCCTACTCGCTAATGCCTAACTCCTTGGCCCACCCCAACTATGCCTTGCCACCTGCTGAGACCCCCTTAGCCTTACAGCCCTCCTCAGGCCCTGTGCGGTCCAAGCCCACTGTacggggagaggcagggagtcGGGATGAGCGTCGGGCCCTGGCCATGAAGATCCCCTTCCCCACGGACAAGATTGTCAACTTGCCAGTAGATGACTTTAACGAGCTGTTGGCACGGTACCCGCTAACAGAAAGTCAGCTGGCACTAGTCCGGGACATTCGACGTAGGGGCAAGAACAAGGTGGCTGCCCAGAACTGTCGCAAGAGGAAGCTGGAGACAATCGTGCAGCTGGAGCGGGAACTGGAGAGACTCAGCAGCGAGCGGGAGCGGCTACTCAGGGCCCGAGGGGAGGCCGACCGGACCCTAGAGGTGATGCGCCAACAGCTGACTGAGCTGTACTGTGACATTTTCCAGCACCTGCGCGATGAAGCTGGCAACAGCTACTCTCCTGAAGAGTATGTGTTGCAACAGGCTGCTGATGGGGCCATATTCCTGGTGCCCAGGGGGACCAAGATTGAGACCACAGACTGA
- the NFE2 gene encoding transcription factor NF-E2 45 kDa subunit isoform X2, translating into MPPCPPQQSRNRVTQLPTPELGEMELTWQEIMSITELQGLNAPSEPSFEPSAPAPYPGPLPPPTYCPCSIHPDAGFSLPPPPYELPVTSAHVPDSPYSYGNIAIPVSKPLTLSGLLSEPLPDPLALLDIGLPAGPPKPQEDPESDSGLSLNYSDAESLELEGTEAGRRRSEYIEMYPVEYPYSLMPNSLAHPNYALPPAETPLALQPSSGPVRSKPTVRGEAGSRDERRALAMKIPFPTDKIVNLPVDDFNELLARYPLTESQLALVRDIRRRGKNKVAAQNCRKRKLETIVQLERELERLSSERERLLRARGEADRTLEVMRQQLTELYCDIFQHLRDEAGNSYSPEEYVLQQAADGAIFLVPRGTKIETTD; encoded by the exons ATGCCCCCGTGTCCTCCTCAGCAGAGCAGGAATAGGGTGACACAGCTGCCCACCCCGGAGCTGGGCGAGATGGAACTGACTTGGCAAGAGATCATGTCCATCACTGAGCTGCAG GGCCTAAATGCTCCAAGTGAACCATCGTTTGagccctcagccccagccccgtACCCTGGACCCCTGCCACCTCCAACTTATTGTCCCTGCTCAATCCATCCAGATGCtggtttctcccttcctccaccacCTTATGAGCTACCAGTAACCTCAGCTCATGTCCCAGACTCTCCATACTCTTATGGTAACATTGCCATACCAGTCTCCAAGCCACTGACCCTCTCAGGTCTCCTCAGTGAGCCCCTCCCAGACCCCTTAGCTCTCCTGGATATTGGGCTACCAGCCGGGCCACCCAAGCCCCAAGAAGACCCAGAATCCGACTCAGGATTATCCCTCAACTATAGTGATGCTGAATCTCTTGAGCtggaggggacagaggctggTCGGCGGCGCAGCGAGTATATAGAGATGTACCCGGTGGAGTACCCCTACTCGCTAATGCCTAACTCCTTGGCCCACCCCAACTATGCCTTGCCACCTGCTGAGACCCCCTTAGCCTTACAGCCCTCCTCAGGCCCTGTGCGGTCCAAGCCCACTGTacggggagaggcagggagtcGGGATGAGCGTCGGGCCCTGGCCATGAAGATCCCCTTCCCCACGGACAAGATTGTCAACTTGCCAGTAGATGACTTTAACGAGCTGTTGGCACGGTACCCGCTAACAGAAAGTCAGCTGGCACTAGTCCGGGACATTCGACGTAGGGGCAAGAACAAGGTGGCTGCCCAGAACTGTCGCAAGAGGAAGCTGGAGACAATCGTGCAGCTGGAGCGGGAACTGGAGAGACTCAGCAGCGAGCGGGAGCGGCTACTCAGGGCCCGAGGGGAGGCCGACCGGACCCTAGAGGTGATGCGCCAACAGCTGACTGAGCTGTACTGTGACATTTTCCAGCACCTGCGCGATGAAGCTGGCAACAGCTACTCTCCTGAAGAGTATGTGTTGCAACAGGCTGCTGATGGGGCCATATTCCTGGTGCCCAGGGGGACCAAGATTGAGACCACAGACTGA